The DNA sequence ATAAACATTACCAAGACGAAGATACGGCAAAACCTTTTATCATGGAAAACAATGAGCTTATAGAATTGGAGCTATATAAGGAAATTTTTTAAAAAATTTAATAAATTTTCCTTGCAATATTGGAATTTATATTATATAATCTTTGAAGAGCCTATTTATAGATAAAAAAAGATTGATTTGTCTATCAGTTATAGACAAATGCGGAACCAATCCGGTCCTTATTTAGGCAAATTTAAGGAGGCTTAATTATGGATGCTTTAATTTTAACAGGCAAGCCATTATCCTTGGAAGATGTATACTCTGTTGCATACGGTAATCGGCAGGTAAAAATTTCCGATGATGCGGAAGAGAGAGTAAAAAAGGCCCGCCAAATCTTATTCGATATGGCAGCCGAAGGAAAGCCCGTTTACGGTCTTAACCGAGGAGTAGGCTGGAATAAAGACAAAGAATTTGATGAAGATTTTTTTGCAACCTATAACCGCAACCTGTTAAACAGCCATTGTTTAGGTGTAAAACCTTATCATCCAGATGAACAGGTAAGAGCAATCCTGCTTTTACGCTTAAATAAGGCCCTTACAGGACACACAGGAATTTCCGCAGAGCTTTTACACCATTACAGGGATTTTTTAAATTACGGAATTCATCCGAGAATACCAATGCGCTCTTCCATAGGAGAAGGAGACATAACAACCCTTTCCCACATAGGTCTTGCTTTTATCGGAGAGGAAGATGTTTCTTTTAACGGTGAAATTATGAATTCCAAAAAAGCTATGGAAAAAGCAGGTCTTAAACCGGCAAAGCTGGGCCCCAAGGATGGCTTAAGTATCGTTTCCTGTAATGCACAAGGGGAAGCGATGACTGCCATTGTCTTAAAAGAAATAGAAGATTTGGTTTATATGTCCAACCTGATATTTTGTTTAAGCCTTGAAGGCCTTAACGGCGTTGTTCAATCATTAAGAGAAGATGTCAATGCCGTAAGAGGAATCAAAGGTCAAATAAAAGCAGCCGAAATGTGCAGAAAATTTTTAAAAGGCAGTTTTTTATATGATCCCGATCCTGAAAGAGCCTTACAAGACCCATTGAGCTTTAGGTGTGCACATTCCGTAAACGGAACAATGTATGATGCAATGGATTATGTCAGAGAGCAATTATTAACCACAATGAATACAACCGATGACAATCCCTGTATCATAATTGATGAACATTCTTCCTTTGTCAGTGCAAATTTTGAAATAACATCCTTGGCAATCGGAGTTGAAATGCTTGCAACAGCTTTAAGCCATTTGTCAAAAACTTCATGCTACAGAATGATAAAACTTGCAGACCCGTCTTTTACAAAGCTAAACAGGTTTTTAACGCCCCAAGATGTAAAAACCATTGCTTTCGGTACAATTCAAAAAACCTTCACAATGCTTGACACCCAAAACAGAGGTTTGGCAAATCCGTCATCAATGGACTTTTATTCTTTGGCAGGAACTATTGAAGACCACGCAAGCAATTTACCTTTGGCATGTTATAAAATATTTCAAATGCTTGATAATATACGCTATATTATCGGAATTGAAGCTATGCATGCAGCTCAGGCAATAGACTTGCGCGGAAATAAAAAGTTGGGAGAAGGTACAAAAAAAGCCTATTCTCTTATAAGAGAAGTCCTACCTTTCTACAACGAAGATAGAAATATAAGCCGCGACATTGAAACAATGTACGAGTTTATAAAATCAAAAAAATTATTAAACATCTAAGGAGCAATTTTATGGATGAGAACAAGAAAAAAGAAATACGATGGTCGGTTTTTATTCCGGCATTTTCGTTTGTACTAATTGCCGCTATTATCGGTATAGTAAACAATGAAGCTTTGACAAGTATGTCAAATACATTTTTTGCATGGTCTTTAGAAAGCTTCGGCTGGCTGTATCAAATTACAGTAATGGCCGTATTTATTATTACCTGTGTAATTATGTTTTCAAAACTTGGAAGCGTTAGAATCGGCGGTAAAGATGCAAAACCGAAATATTCTTTCGGAACATGGTTTGCTATGACCCTTACAGGCGGTGTTGCAACAGGAATAGTAACTTGGGGTGTAAACGAGCCCATTATCTATTTGGGAAATGTCTGGGGAGAACTCGATGCAGTAGGAATCCAACCCGGAACTGCAGAAGCAGCCCGCTTTGCAATGGGCCGATGTTTTTATAACTGGACATTTATTCCTTATGCTATTTATGCCCTTGCTGGTATCGTTGTAGCTTACATATATTTTAACAAAAAAGAACAATTAAATGTAACCTCAACCTTACAGCCCCTATTCGGAGACAAAATAAAAAAAGGAGTTGCATCAAGTATTATCGACACCCTTTCAATGCTTGCAATCGCCATAGGTTTATGTACAGCATTGACAATGTGTATAACATTGATAATAACCGGTTTAAATGCTTCATACGGATTATCAAACAATTTGACAATGTTCATTGTAGTAGGTATTTTAATTGTTGCAATGTTTACACTTTCTTCTTACGTAGGTCTTGATAAGGGATTAAAGAAGCTCGCAGGTATTAATGCATACTTCTATTACGGATTACTTATACTTTTACTCGTGACGGGCCCAACCCTTTATATTTTAAGAAATACCACAGCAGGTATGGCTGAATGGCTTCATAACTTCTGGAGATGGGGATTGGATCCTATCGATATCGGAGGAGCACCTCTTACCCGTTCTTGGACACTTTTTGACTTTGCATTCTGGGTAGCTTATGCACCCGTAACAGGTATTTTCTTAGGACAAATCTCTTACGGAAGAACTATCAGAGAATGTTTACTTGTAAACCTGGTTCTTCCCGCAGTATTCGGCATCGTTTGGTTCGGAGTATGGGGAAGCACGGCATTAAATATGCAGTTGACAGGTCAAGTCGACTTGGTAGGTGTAATTCAAAATTCAAATGCGGTCATGGGACTGTTTGAATTTATAAAGAACATTCCTCTTGCTGCAATACTTGTACCGGTAAACCTCTTTGTAATTTTGATATCGTTTGTAACCGCAGCCGATGCAACTGCAAACAATGTTGCATCCATGTGTATCAAAAACATACCTATCGGTTCCGAAGCTCCCAGATATTTAAAAGTTCTTTGGGGCGTTATAATCGGTGTAGTTGCTATCGTTATGGCAGCCTTCGGCGGAGGTGAACAAGGTGTTGCAGGCGTTAAGTCTTTAGCGGCAGCAGGCGGTTTTGTCGTATTATTCATTTTCATTCTACAGGTAATATCGGCAATCAAAATGTTCTTTGTGGACAAAATCGTAGAATAAGATAAAACAAGCGGGTCTTCTTTGACCCGCTTTTCCATATGATAAAGATAATAGAAGAAGCCCGCTCCTTGGTTCTAAAAAAGATTCCATTTGTAGCGGCAACAATAATTTTTAAACACGGTTCAGCCCCAAGAGAAGTGGGAGCCACAATGCTCGTTACCAGTGACGGCAGATATGCAGGCACAATAGGCGGAGGAAGCCAAGAGTACGAAGTTTCAAACCATGCGGTCGAATTATTGGAAAAGAAACAGTCCGAAAATGTCAACTATGAAGTTTCAAAAATAACGGCTGCAAATCTTGGAATGGTTTGCGGCGGTTGTAACACTATTCATTATC is a window from the Treponema denticola genome containing:
- a CDS encoding BCCT family transporter produces the protein MDENKKKEIRWSVFIPAFSFVLIAAIIGIVNNEALTSMSNTFFAWSLESFGWLYQITVMAVFIITCVIMFSKLGSVRIGGKDAKPKYSFGTWFAMTLTGGVATGIVTWGVNEPIIYLGNVWGELDAVGIQPGTAEAARFAMGRCFYNWTFIPYAIYALAGIVVAYIYFNKKEQLNVTSTLQPLFGDKIKKGVASSIIDTLSMLAIAIGLCTALTMCITLIITGLNASYGLSNNLTMFIVVGILIVAMFTLSSYVGLDKGLKKLAGINAYFYYGLLILLLVTGPTLYILRNTTAGMAEWLHNFWRWGLDPIDIGGAPLTRSWTLFDFAFWVAYAPVTGIFLGQISYGRTIRECLLVNLVLPAVFGIVWFGVWGSTALNMQLTGQVDLVGVIQNSNAVMGLFEFIKNIPLAAILVPVNLFVILISFVTAADATANNVASMCIKNIPIGSEAPRYLKVLWGVIIGVVAIVMAAFGGGEQGVAGVKSLAAAGGFVVLFIFILQVISAIKMFFVDKIVE
- a CDS encoding HAL/PAL/TAL family ammonia-lyase encodes the protein MDALILTGKPLSLEDVYSVAYGNRQVKISDDAEERVKKARQILFDMAAEGKPVYGLNRGVGWNKDKEFDEDFFATYNRNLLNSHCLGVKPYHPDEQVRAILLLRLNKALTGHTGISAELLHHYRDFLNYGIHPRIPMRSSIGEGDITTLSHIGLAFIGEEDVSFNGEIMNSKKAMEKAGLKPAKLGPKDGLSIVSCNAQGEAMTAIVLKEIEDLVYMSNLIFCLSLEGLNGVVQSLREDVNAVRGIKGQIKAAEMCRKFLKGSFLYDPDPERALQDPLSFRCAHSVNGTMYDAMDYVREQLLTTMNTTDDNPCIIIDEHSSFVSANFEITSLAIGVEMLATALSHLSKTSCYRMIKLADPSFTKLNRFLTPQDVKTIAFGTIQKTFTMLDTQNRGLANPSSMDFYSLAGTIEDHASNLPLACYKIFQMLDNIRYIIGIEAMHAAQAIDLRGNKKLGEGTKKAYSLIREVLPFYNEDRNISRDIETMYEFIKSKKLLNI